One window from the genome of Salvelinus sp. IW2-2015 linkage group LG30, ASM291031v2, whole genome shotgun sequence encodes:
- the LOC111954935 gene encoding DEP domain-containing mTOR-interacting protein isoform X3, whose amino-acid sequence MVSGAHDNSLSSGNIGYYNRGXXLTPTSPVLSNPKSVLKRQVSPEELQRPGSPYIKRTFTIVGDAVGWGFVVRGSRPCHIQAVDPSGPAAVVGVKVRQFVVSVNGLNVLSLDYKMVRNLILTGKRTVVMEIMEESDC is encoded by the exons ATGGTGTCTGGGGCGCATGATAACAGTCTTAGTAGTGGCAACATTGGGTATTATAACAGAGGCCRCARGCTTACCCCTACCTCACCTGTGCTGTCAAACCCCAAATCAG TGCTGAAGAGACAAGTGAGTCCAGAGGAGCTGCAGAGACCAGGAAGCCCATACATAAAGAGGACGTTTACA ATTGTGGGTGATGCYGTGGGCTGGGGATTTGTGGTCAGGGGGAGTAGGCCATGTCACATCCAGGCAGTGGACCCCAGTGGGCCTGCAGCAGTAGTAGGAGTGAAG GTGCGCCAGTTTGTGGTCTCTGTCAATGGTCTGAACGTCCTGTCTCTGGACTACAAGATGGTCAGAAACCTCATCCTCACTGGAAAACGAACCGTGGTCATGGAGATTATGGAGGAGTCTGATTGTTGA
- the LOC111954935 gene encoding DEP domain-containing mTOR-interacting protein isoform X2: MGPRTAVTPSKERKMVSGAHDNSLSSGNIGYYNRGXXLTPTSPVLSNPKSVLKRQVSPEELQRPGSPYIKRTFTIVGDAVGWGFVVRGSRPCHIQAVDPSGPAAVVGVKVRQFVVSVNGLNVLSLDYKMVRNLILTGKRTVVMEIMEESDC, encoded by the exons ATGGGACCTCGGACAGCTG tCACTCCATCCAAGGAAAGAAAGATGGTGTCTGGGGCGCATGATAACAGTCTTAGTAGTGGCAACATTGGGTATTATAACAGAGGCCRCARGCTTACCCCTACCTCACCTGTGCTGTCAAACCCCAAATCAG TGCTGAAGAGACAAGTGAGTCCAGAGGAGCTGCAGAGACCAGGAAGCCCATACATAAAGAGGACGTTTACA ATTGTGGGTGATGCYGTGGGCTGGGGATTTGTGGTCAGGGGGAGTAGGCCATGTCACATCCAGGCAGTGGACCCCAGTGGGCCTGCAGCAGTAGTAGGAGTGAAG GTGCGCCAGTTTGTGGTCTCTGTCAATGGTCTGAACGTCCTGTCTCTGGACTACAAGATGGTCAGAAACCTCATCCTCACTGGAAAACGAACCGTGGTCATGGAGATTATGGAGGAGTCTGATTGTTGA
- the LOC111954935 gene encoding DEP domain-containing mTOR-interacting protein isoform X1: MMSFHRICFWTEAVEIVTPSKERKMVSGAHDNSLSSGNIGYYNRGXXLTPTSPVLSNPKSVLKRQVSPEELQRPGSPYIKRTFTIVGDAVGWGFVVRGSRPCHIQAVDPSGPAAVVGVKVRQFVVSVNGLNVLSLDYKMVRNLILTGKRTVVMEIMEESDC, translated from the exons ATGATGTCATttcacaggatttgtttttggaCGGAAGCTGTAGAGATTG tCACTCCATCCAAGGAAAGAAAGATGGTGTCTGGGGCGCATGATAACAGTCTTAGTAGTGGCAACATTGGGTATTATAACAGAGGCCRCARGCTTACCCCTACCTCACCTGTGCTGTCAAACCCCAAATCAG TGCTGAAGAGACAAGTGAGTCCAGAGGAGCTGCAGAGACCAGGAAGCCCATACATAAAGAGGACGTTTACA ATTGTGGGTGATGCYGTGGGCTGGGGATTTGTGGTCAGGGGGAGTAGGCCATGTCACATCCAGGCAGTGGACCCCAGTGGGCCTGCAGCAGTAGTAGGAGTGAAG GTGCGCCAGTTTGTGGTCTCTGTCAATGGTCTGAACGTCCTGTCTCTGGACTACAAGATGGTCAGAAACCTCATCCTCACTGGAAAACGAACCGTGGTCATGGAGATTATGGAGGAGTCTGATTGTTGA